A single genomic interval of Methanocella sp. harbors:
- a CDS encoding hydantoinase/oxoprolinase family protein, with protein sequence MKLGIDIGGANTKAATSNGKFTYSKYLPLWKGCDIAGTLRDIKKKAGKTDAVGVTITGELADCFASKKEGIGHIAGEVKKVFPEAVFYGSDGKFYPSAGDHHLLSASNWSASARFIGCVHKDILFIDIGSTTTDIIPIVAGIPVAGLTDFQRLSRSELIYAGALRTNVAALLRAVFLRDMAVRTASELFAITADVNLLLGHIGQKDYSCDTPDGARKTKAASALRLARVVCCDLDELSREEALEIAKQAYWSQVEDLKEGIATVSENYCIRRAAICGLGSFIAKDALDELGFPYTYVGAGTDISHVFPAYAVAKLLEMEPIE encoded by the coding sequence ATGAAGCTGGGCATCGACATCGGAGGCGCGAACACAAAGGCTGCAACTTCTAACGGAAAGTTCACCTACTCAAAATACCTGCCCCTGTGGAAGGGCTGCGATATCGCGGGCACTCTCCGTGATATTAAGAAAAAGGCCGGGAAGACAGACGCCGTCGGCGTAACGATCACCGGCGAGCTGGCCGACTGCTTCGCCTCGAAAAAGGAAGGTATCGGGCATATCGCAGGTGAAGTGAAGAAAGTCTTCCCGGAAGCCGTTTTCTACGGCAGCGACGGGAAATTTTACCCCAGTGCGGGTGATCATCACCTATTATCGGCTTCGAACTGGTCGGCGTCCGCCCGCTTTATCGGCTGCGTCCATAAAGACATCCTGTTCATCGACATCGGAAGCACTACCACCGACATAATACCAATAGTGGCCGGCATCCCTGTGGCGGGCCTGACGGACTTCCAGCGGCTCTCCCGGAGCGAGCTGATCTACGCTGGCGCGTTACGTACGAACGTGGCTGCCCTGCTGCGGGCGGTCTTTCTACGGGACATGGCCGTGCGGACGGCTTCGGAGCTTTTCGCCATAACGGCCGACGTGAACCTGCTCCTCGGCCATATCGGCCAGAAGGACTATTCCTGCGATACGCCGGACGGGGCCAGGAAGACGAAAGCGGCGTCCGCCCTGCGGCTGGCCCGCGTGGTGTGCTGCGACCTTGATGAGCTGTCGCGGGAAGAAGCCCTGGAGATCGCGAAGCAGGCATACTGGTCGCAGGTGGAAGACCTGAAAGAGGGAATAGCCACCGTATCCGAGAACTACTGCATCCGGCGCGCGGCCATCTGTGGCCTGGGCAGCTTCATCGCGAAGGACGCGCTGGACGAGCTGGGCTTCCCATACACTTATGTGGGAGCAGGTACTGATATCTCCCACGTATTCCCGGCGTATGCCGTGGCAAAACTGCTCGAAATGGAGCCGATAGAATGA